The proteins below are encoded in one region of Vicinamibacterales bacterium:
- a CDS encoding ATP-binding protein, protein MFNDSNERVPLPLVSELDQFFEVTLEMLCITDAEGRLLRVNRAWQTALGYSCDELKARPLFGLVHPDDRQRTVAAFHELASQRPVFNFLSRLERKDGSFRWLEWRAIPAGDLNYVAAHDITDRMADEEALRLAKATAELAANAKHEFLARVSHEIRTPLNAIVGLGHLVLRTPLTTMQRDYLAKIQSSAQALTELVNSILDFSKIEAGTLALERTTFALDEVIGGIVLQAAPNAEAKGLQIVARTASNVPRALIGDPARLGQVLAHLLGNAVKFTEHGRIIVFADLVSRETDGVRLRFAVRDTGVGIAPEQQESMFEPFTQGDSSVGRKHGGTGLGLAICRQLVALMGGNLCVESFVGAGSTFWFTAPMGVPESVRSEADLTSPVVERDLSDALIDAARSDADRAAARSDRPAQAGAGRGRTSQVSGVRVLLVEDNQINQRVEREMLEGLGASVQIATDGREAVDVVMRVGERFDAVLMDLQMPEMDGDEATRVIRQKRPDLLLPIIAVTANSIESERAACIDAGMNDYLAKPVDPGRLEAMLKRWVTPHVPARPAATEVAGVSADVPTLEIAGVNAPSALGRLNGKQDLLVRLLRGFVSDHGRSAAEIAEAVSRGDLETASKLTHALKGVAGTLSAFEVLGAARALEAGIRQGDRQAIDDHLSRLAAALDVVGRAVGALDVGVRRTVTPTPEPMPADTTRVAALLVEFDALLRTRRFSARRQFEELRQHVPQADLRESLEAVQLCLDRLDFQHAREMLPAIARTLGVELS, encoded by the coding sequence GAGAGGGTTCCTCTGCCACTCGTCAGTGAGCTCGACCAGTTCTTCGAGGTCACGCTCGAGATGCTCTGCATCACGGACGCGGAGGGCCGGCTCCTCCGGGTGAACCGGGCGTGGCAGACGGCGCTCGGCTACAGCTGCGACGAACTGAAGGCGCGGCCACTGTTCGGCCTGGTCCACCCGGACGACCGCCAGCGGACGGTAGCCGCGTTCCATGAACTGGCCTCCCAACGCCCGGTCTTCAACTTCCTGAGCCGCCTCGAGCGAAAGGACGGCAGCTTCCGCTGGCTGGAGTGGCGGGCAATTCCGGCGGGCGACCTCAACTACGTGGCCGCCCATGACATCACCGACCGGATGGCGGACGAGGAGGCACTTCGCCTGGCAAAGGCGACGGCCGAGCTGGCCGCCAACGCGAAGCACGAGTTCCTGGCTCGCGTGAGCCACGAGATCCGCACTCCGCTCAACGCAATCGTCGGTCTCGGCCACCTGGTGCTGCGGACGCCGCTCACCACCATGCAGCGCGACTACCTGGCGAAGATTCAGTCCTCCGCTCAGGCCTTGACCGAGCTGGTGAACAGCATCCTGGACTTCTCGAAGATCGAGGCCGGCACGCTGGCGCTGGAGCGGACGACGTTCGCGCTGGACGAGGTGATTGGCGGGATCGTGCTGCAAGCGGCGCCGAATGCCGAAGCGAAGGGTCTGCAGATCGTCGCCCGGACAGCGTCGAACGTGCCACGCGCGCTCATCGGTGACCCGGCCAGGCTGGGCCAGGTGCTCGCCCACCTGCTCGGCAACGCGGTGAAGTTCACCGAGCACGGCCGCATCATCGTGTTCGCCGATCTGGTGAGTCGCGAAACCGACGGCGTACGCCTGCGATTCGCCGTCCGGGACACCGGCGTCGGCATCGCCCCGGAGCAACAGGAGAGCATGTTCGAGCCGTTCACCCAGGGTGACAGCTCGGTCGGCCGTAAGCACGGGGGCACAGGCCTCGGCCTGGCCATCTGCCGACAGCTCGTTGCCCTGATGGGCGGCAACCTGTGCGTGGAGAGCTTCGTCGGGGCGGGCAGCACGTTCTGGTTCACGGCGCCGATGGGCGTTCCGGAGAGCGTCCGGAGCGAAGCGGACCTCACCTCGCCGGTGGTGGAGCGGGATCTGTCCGATGCGCTCATCGACGCGGCCCGGTCCGACGCAGATCGGGCCGCCGCGCGTTCCGACCGGCCGGCGCAAGCCGGTGCCGGGCGCGGTCGGACCTCGCAGGTGTCGGGCGTGCGAGTGTTGCTCGTCGAGGACAACCAGATCAACCAGCGGGTCGAGCGCGAGATGCTCGAGGGGTTGGGCGCGTCGGTGCAGATTGCCACCGACGGGCGGGAGGCCGTGGACGTCGTGATGCGCGTCGGTGAGCGATTCGACGCCGTCCTCATGGATCTGCAGATGCCGGAGATGGATGGCGACGAGGCCACCAGAGTGATACGGCAGAAGCGTCCCGACCTGTTGCTGCCGATCATCGCCGTCACCGCGAACTCCATCGAGTCGGAACGAGCCGCTTGCATCGACGCGGGCATGAACGACTACCTCGCCAAGCCGGTCGATCCCGGGCGTCTCGAGGCGATGCTGAAGCGGTGGGTGACGCCCCACGTCCCGGCGCGGCCGGCAGCCACCGAGGTCGCCGGCGTGTCCGCCGATGTGCCCACGCTCGAGATTGCAGGCGTGAACGCTCCGTCGGCGCTTGGCCGGCTCAACGGCAAGCAGGATCTGCTCGTCCGACTCCTGCGCGGATTCGTCAGCGACCACGGCCGAAGCGCGGCAGAGATTGCGGAGGCCGTCAGTCGCGGCGACCTCGAGACCGCGTCGAAGCTGACGCACGCGCTGAAGGGTGTCGCCGGCACGCTGTCCGCGTTCGAGGTGCTGGGTGCCGCGCGTGCGCTCGAAGCCGGCATCCGTCAGGGCGATCGCCAGGCGATCGACGATCACCTCTCGCGTCTGGCTGCGGCTCTCGACGTGGTGGGCCGGGCGGTTGGCGCCCTCGATGTCGGGGTTCGTCGCACGGTCACACCGACGCCGGAACCGATGCCGGCCGACACGACGCGCGTGGCGGCGCTCCTGGTCGAGTTCGACGCGTTGCTCAGGACGAGACGGTTCTCGGCGCGGAGACAATTCGAGGAACTGAGGCAGCACGTGCCGCAGGCGGATCTGCGCGAGAGCCTCGAGGCCGTGCAACTCTGCCTGGATCGGCTCGACTTTCAGCACGCACGGGAGATGCTGCCCGCAATCGCCCGCACGCTGGGCGTGGAGCTGTCGTGA
- a CDS encoding diguanylate cyclase, translating into MEASRQSILIVDDSPANLEALHEVLGPDYELLFATSGQEALELAREQVPDLILLDVMMPGMDGYEACRQLKREARTERIPVIFVTAMDHEQDEERGLNVGAIDYLTKPIRACIVRARVRNHLELKRARDLLESLSITDPLTGLANRRQFDAALETEIRRAQRVAERLALLMCDLDSFKPYNDHYGHVAGDRCLQDVAAVFRETFKRAGELPARYGGEEFAVILPGVTPREAWQLGDRIRAAVESRQLPHRASEVSSWVTLSVGVASAIVTPDVTGAWLVHRADQALYTSKKNGRNRVTTAETDWTIPAAATF; encoded by the coding sequence ATGGAAGCCTCACGCCAATCGATTCTCATCGTCGACGACTCGCCGGCCAACCTCGAAGCGCTGCACGAGGTGCTCGGCCCGGACTACGAGTTGCTGTTTGCCACCAGCGGCCAGGAGGCGCTCGAGTTGGCGCGCGAACAGGTGCCGGACCTCATCCTGCTGGACGTGATGATGCCGGGGATGGACGGGTACGAGGCCTGCCGCCAGCTGAAACGGGAGGCTCGCACCGAACGGATCCCGGTGATCTTCGTCACCGCGATGGATCACGAACAGGATGAAGAGCGGGGACTGAACGTCGGCGCGATCGACTACCTGACCAAGCCAATCCGCGCGTGCATCGTGCGGGCCCGCGTGAGGAATCACCTCGAGCTCAAGCGTGCCCGCGACCTCCTGGAAAGCCTGTCGATTACCGACCCGCTGACGGGATTGGCGAATCGGCGGCAGTTCGACGCGGCGCTCGAGACCGAGATTCGCCGCGCGCAGCGCGTCGCCGAACGCCTCGCGCTCCTGATGTGCGACCTCGATTCGTTCAAGCCCTACAACGACCACTACGGCCACGTGGCAGGCGACCGCTGTCTGCAGGACGTCGCGGCGGTGTTCCGGGAGACGTTCAAGCGCGCGGGGGAACTCCCGGCGCGCTACGGCGGCGAGGAGTTCGCGGTCATCCTGCCCGGCGTCACGCCTCGGGAGGCGTGGCAACTGGGCGACCGCATCCGCGCGGCGGTCGAGTCGCGGCAACTGCCGCACCGCGCGTCCGAGGTGTCATCGTGGGTGACGCTGAGCGTCGGCGTGGCGAGCGCGATCGTGACGCCGGACGTGACCGGCGCCTGGCTGGTACATCGGGCCGACCAGGCGCTCTACACGAGCAAGAAGAACGGCCGCAACCGCGTCACTACCGCGGAGACCGACTGGACGATCCCGGCCGCGGCGACATTCTGA